The Prochlorococcus marinus str. MIT 9301 genome window below encodes:
- the rpmG gene encoding 50S ribosomal protein L33, which produces MAKKGTRVVVTLECTEARTSSDPKRSNGVSRYTTEKNRRNTTERLELKKFNPHLNRMTIHKEIK; this is translated from the coding sequence ATGGCTAAAAAAGGGACAAGAGTTGTAGTGACCCTGGAATGTACTGAAGCTAGGACAAGCTCAGATCCTAAGAGATCAAATGGTGTCTCAAGATATACTACTGAAAAGAATCGTAGAAATACAACCGAAAGATTAGAACTAAAAAAGTTTAATCCTCATTTAAACAGAATGACAATTCACAAAGAAATTAAGTAA
- the rpsR gene encoding 30S ribosomal protein S18, giving the protein MPNSIFKKQLSPIKPGDPIDYKDVELLKKFITERGKILPRRMTGLTSKQQRDLTLAVKRARIVALLPFVNPEG; this is encoded by the coding sequence ATGCCTAATTCAATTTTTAAAAAACAATTATCACCAATAAAACCAGGAGATCCTATCGACTATAAGGATGTAGAACTCCTTAAAAAATTCATAACTGAGAGGGGCAAAATCCTACCAAGAAGAATGACAGGTTTAACCTCTAAGCAACAAAGAGATCTCACATTGGCTGTTAAGAGAGCCAGAATTGTTGCTCTTTTACCCTTCGTAAATCCTGAAGGATAA
- a CDS encoding ribonuclease catalytic domain-containing protein, with translation MKDLTDLKTYIIDSDDPHEVDDAISLEIKEGNKKNLWIHISNPCKLFLHDSNVDLNARKRNSSLYLIDQYVPMLPNDILEKANLAQNKVSETISAAIEFNDDGSINKYEITEAIIKPKYQLTYEDANEILEIEPKEEIELIEIKNLLKKSITFRKKQGAIIFESPNNKIKLFEDKIILTKLEKTISQIIVAESMILMGYVTSLFLDKYNLAAAFRIQKINCNPSEILNRYIDSDIKYIILKQYMGRSYITIKPGIHESLGLKMYVQCTSPLRRYLDLIIQRQVYNKINNYEVLSKDSVSKIIDYSKNRQSENNNIFKNDKFKYLRLFFNNEKKLFYNIIFVKWINHKKNIALVYFPDYSLEILITLFISIEIYSNKIYKVKYIINDSNLLEFIY, from the coding sequence TTGAAAGATTTAACTGATTTAAAAACATATATTATTGACTCTGATGATCCACATGAGGTCGATGACGCTATTTCATTAGAAATAAAAGAAGGAAATAAAAAAAATTTATGGATACATATTAGTAATCCATGCAAACTCTTTTTGCATGACTCTAATGTTGATTTAAATGCAAGAAAGAGAAATAGCAGTTTATATTTAATTGATCAATATGTCCCAATGCTTCCTAATGATATTCTTGAAAAGGCAAATCTAGCTCAAAATAAAGTTTCAGAAACTATTAGTGCAGCAATAGAATTCAATGACGATGGATCAATAAATAAATATGAAATAACCGAAGCAATAATAAAGCCAAAATATCAATTAACATATGAAGATGCAAATGAAATATTAGAAATAGAACCTAAAGAAGAAATAGAATTAATTGAGATTAAAAATTTATTAAAAAAAAGTATTACATTCAGAAAGAAACAAGGAGCAATTATTTTTGAAAGTCCTAATAATAAAATTAAATTATTTGAAGATAAGATTATATTAACTAAATTAGAGAAAACAATATCTCAAATTATAGTTGCAGAATCAATGATATTAATGGGTTATGTAACAAGTTTATTTTTAGATAAATATAATTTAGCGGCTGCATTTAGAATTCAAAAAATAAACTGCAATCCATCTGAAATACTCAATAGATACATTGATAGTGATATTAAATATATAATATTAAAACAATATATGGGAAGAAGTTACATAACTATTAAGCCAGGAATCCATGAATCATTAGGCCTTAAAATGTATGTACAATGTACATCCCCATTGAGAAGATATCTTGATTTAATTATACAAAGGCAAGTCTATAACAAAATTAATAATTACGAAGTTCTAAGTAAAGATTCAGTCTCTAAGATTATCGATTATTCAAAAAATAGACAATCAGAGAATAATAATATATTTAAAAATGATAAATTTAAGTATTTAAGATTATTTTTTAATAATGAAAAAAAACTTTTTTATAACATAATATTCGTTAAGTGGATTAATCATAAAAAAAATATAGCTTTGGTTTATTTTCCAGATTATTCACTAGAAATACTTATTACCCTTTTTATTTCAATAGAAATATATAGTAATAAAATATATAAAGTTAAATATATTATAAATGATAGTAATCTTTTAGAATTTATTTATTAA
- the metG gene encoding methionine--tRNA ligase produces MTFVITTPLYYVNDKPHLGSVYTTIICDSIARYKRLAGEDVIFITGVDEHGLKIQRTANEKGIEPKSHCDEISEVFNNNWKDWNISFDKFIRTSSKNHEFVVNEFYERVKASDDIYMGVQKGWYCVGCEEFKDNPENSSTYKCPIHQKNLEWKNEENLFFRLSKYQKEIERIINEPSFIEPIERKNEIINFVSRGLKDFSISRTNVKWGIPVPGYDNHTFYVWFDALLGYVSAISSDATEHSLEKSINGGWPADVHLIGKDILRFHAVYWPAMLISAKMKVPKKVFGHGFLTREGQKMGKSLGNVLDPDLLLTKYGNDPVRWYLIKDISLGNDGDFQDKRFVDIINNDLANTIGNLLNRTSSMSRKWFNNKVPNKEKIFNEKKLENFAKIAVENYIYNFDNYKLDLAANEVLSLAINTNLYLNDNQPWLLIKEKDNLPLVKEIIYNVLESTRIIGLLLIPLLPELSTKINDQLGSIYREEIPWKKQLIWGLLVSNSSLPKPTPIINKLEYEEHL; encoded by the coding sequence ATGACTTTTGTCATTACTACACCTTTATACTATGTTAATGATAAACCTCATTTAGGGAGTGTATATACGACAATAATTTGTGACTCAATAGCTAGGTATAAAAGGCTTGCAGGTGAAGATGTTATTTTCATCACTGGTGTTGATGAACATGGTTTAAAAATACAGAGAACAGCTAATGAAAAGGGTATTGAACCAAAATCACATTGTGATGAAATTTCAGAAGTTTTTAATAATAATTGGAAAGATTGGAATATATCCTTTGACAAATTTATAAGAACAAGCTCCAAAAATCATGAATTTGTTGTTAATGAATTTTATGAAAGAGTAAAAGCATCAGATGATATCTATATGGGAGTTCAAAAAGGTTGGTATTGTGTCGGTTGTGAAGAATTTAAAGATAATCCAGAAAACTCATCAACATACAAGTGTCCAATACATCAAAAAAATCTAGAATGGAAAAATGAAGAGAATCTCTTTTTTAGGCTTTCAAAATATCAAAAAGAAATCGAGAGAATAATCAACGAACCTTCTTTTATAGAGCCAATAGAAAGAAAGAATGAAATTATAAATTTTGTTTCTAGAGGTTTAAAGGATTTTTCAATTTCAAGAACAAATGTTAAATGGGGAATTCCTGTCCCTGGTTACGATAACCATACCTTTTATGTGTGGTTTGATGCTTTACTTGGATATGTTAGTGCCATTAGTTCTGATGCGACAGAACATTCATTAGAAAAATCAATTAATGGAGGATGGCCAGCTGATGTTCATTTAATTGGTAAGGATATTCTGAGATTCCATGCTGTATATTGGCCTGCAATGCTAATTTCTGCCAAAATGAAAGTTCCAAAAAAGGTTTTTGGGCACGGATTTCTTACAAGAGAGGGGCAAAAAATGGGTAAAAGCTTAGGAAATGTACTCGACCCTGATTTATTGCTTACAAAATATGGAAATGATCCTGTAAGGTGGTATCTCATTAAAGACATATCACTAGGAAATGATGGAGATTTTCAAGATAAAAGATTTGTTGACATTATTAATAATGACTTAGCTAATACGATTGGTAATCTATTAAATAGAACATCATCTATGTCTAGAAAGTGGTTTAATAATAAAGTTCCAAATAAGGAAAAAATTTTCAATGAAAAAAAATTAGAGAATTTTGCCAAAATTGCTGTCGAAAACTATATTTATAACTTTGATAATTACAAATTAGATCTAGCAGCTAATGAAGTACTTAGCCTAGCAATTAATACAAATTTGTATTTGAATGATAATCAGCCATGGCTGTTAATAAAAGAGAAAGATAATCTACCTTTAGTTAAAGAAATTATCTATAACGTTTTAGAAAGTACACGAATAATAGGATTATTATTAATACCTTTATTGCCCGAATTATCTACAAAAATTAATGACCAACTTGGTTCTATATACAGAGAAGAAATTCCATGGAAAAAACAATTAATTTGGGGATTATTAGTTAGTAACTCAAGTCTTCCTAAACCCACTCCAATCATAAATAAATTGGAGTATGAAGAACATTTATAG
- the lptC gene encoding LPS export ABC transporter periplasmic protein LptC, with the protein MKNIYRLIIFLPLFMLGCTPNVIDENKVIQKIDSLDMTIFSNSGDKVYSITSPNSSYDNIELKFELKKPIINIHNGTETKYIISSEESTLSDNNKLLKLKGNVKLKTLKKDEYSLNADNFIWNIESTNYLLEGNIRFENQNIILNSGKAILGSDNIIEFFKPVKYIIKDENKENKYEINSENAFYNLNTESVSFEAKDKRVKSIIYF; encoded by the coding sequence ATGAAGAACATTTATAGATTAATAATATTCCTTCCATTATTTATGCTTGGTTGCACCCCAAATGTAATTGATGAAAATAAAGTTATACAAAAAATTGACAGTTTAGATATGACTATTTTCTCTAATAGTGGAGATAAAGTATATTCAATTACCAGTCCCAATTCAAGTTATGACAATATCGAATTAAAATTCGAATTAAAAAAACCTATTATTAATATTCATAATGGGACAGAAACTAAGTATATTATTAGTTCCGAAGAATCTACTTTATCAGACAACAATAAACTCTTGAAATTGAAAGGCAATGTTAAATTAAAAACTCTTAAAAAAGATGAGTATTCTTTAAATGCTGATAATTTTATTTGGAATATAGAAAGTACTAACTATCTATTAGAGGGTAATATAAGATTTGAAAATCAAAACATCATCTTAAATTCAGGAAAAGCCATATTGGGTTCGGATAACATAATTGAATTTTTCAAACCAGTAAAATATATTATTAAAGATGAAAATAAGGAAAATAAATATGAAATAAATTCAGAAAATGCATTTTATAATTTAAATACTGAATCGGTAAGTTTTGAAGCAAAAGATAAAAGAGTTAAGTCAATAATTTATTTTTAA
- a CDS encoding cofactor assembly of complex C subunit B, translating to MGFNGKSLILVGAILFVFQIANFISIETITPELERAQVLAAIASLIIILIGFLFKQFQPLAGEKAALKGENKFLFDRNMPDEVIDELAWGSEAILTSTAAAAILIHNDGVNILRRGITSSNDFKPGETCLRSIKDMKLISLANTKFYPRRDEFFNFCAEIPSILIVPINNKAFILIGGWSAKCFTKSDEKWINNWSKKINNIFSKNKI from the coding sequence ATGGGATTCAATGGGAAATCATTAATATTAGTCGGTGCAATTCTCTTTGTATTTCAGATAGCAAATTTCATTTCAATAGAGACAATCACTCCTGAGCTTGAAAGAGCGCAAGTGTTAGCTGCAATAGCTTCATTAATTATTATTTTAATTGGTTTTTTATTTAAACAATTCCAACCATTAGCTGGTGAGAAAGCTGCTTTAAAAGGAGAAAATAAGTTTCTCTTCGATAGAAACATGCCTGATGAAGTTATCGATGAACTTGCATGGGGTTCTGAAGCGATATTAACTTCTACGGCAGCAGCAGCAATATTAATCCACAATGATGGCGTTAATATATTGAGGAGGGGAATCACTTCAAGTAATGATTTTAAACCTGGCGAAACTTGTCTTAGATCAATAAAAGATATGAAATTAATATCATTGGCAAACACAAAATTTTATCCTAGACGAGATGAATTTTTTAATTTTTGTGCTGAAATCCCATCTATTTTAATTGTTCCTATAAATAATAAGGCATTTATATTGATAGGAGGCTGGAGTGCTAAGTGTTTCACGAAGTCTGATGAAAAATGGATTAATAACTGGTCCAAAAAAATTAATAATATTTTTTCAAAAAATAAAATTTAA
- a CDS encoding bifunctional adenosylcobinamide kinase/adenosylcobinamide-phosphate guanylyltransferase yields MNANDLSISEYSSHIVFITGGTKSGKSEFAEYLAKKVKKLSYVALSENNLDDKDWQDKIKLHRERRPKDWKLIETTDLLNTLRKEEGPLLVDSIGGFVMKSIGKEQNEWSIKMNLLMSLLMKRKSITIIVGEQVGWSLVSEYKIGNTYIERIGELQKRITKISKDNWLAINGRAIKIDEISIEIPT; encoded by the coding sequence ATGAATGCCAATGATTTAAGTATTAGTGAATATTCATCTCATATAGTTTTTATTACAGGAGGGACAAAGAGTGGGAAAAGTGAATTCGCAGAGTATCTTGCAAAGAAAGTAAAAAAATTATCATATGTTGCCTTATCTGAAAACAATTTGGATGATAAAGATTGGCAAGATAAAATTAAATTACATCGAGAAAGAAGGCCAAAAGATTGGAAATTAATAGAAACGACAGATCTATTAAATACATTAAGGAAAGAAGAAGGTCCACTATTAGTAGATTCTATTGGCGGATTCGTTATGAAAAGTATTGGGAAGGAACAAAATGAATGGTCAATAAAAATGAATTTACTTATGAGTCTCTTAATGAAAAGAAAAAGCATAACAATTATTGTTGGAGAACAAGTAGGTTGGAGTCTCGTCTCTGAATATAAAATTGGTAATACTTATATTGAAAGAATTGGCGAACTTCAAAAGAGAATAACCAAAATATCAAAAGATAATTGGTTGGCAATAAATGGTAGAGCAATCAAAATAGATGAAATAAGTATTGAAATACCTACTTAA